One window of Mediterraneibacter butyricigenes genomic DNA carries:
- a CDS encoding GNAT family N-acetyltransferase, whose amino-acid sequence MNIIIRAFEPKDVPEMAVIWNQVVEDGEAFPQENCLSDTEAADFFAEQTYSAVAVDSDTETIVGLYILHPNNLGRCGHLSNASYAVKKGIRGQHIGEKLVTNCLKKAGEFGFQILQFNAVVKCNYSAIHLYEKLGFVRLGEVPNGFRMKDGHYENIILFYHTI is encoded by the coding sequence ATGAACATTATCATTCGGGCTTTTGAGCCAAAAGACGTCCCAGAAATGGCAGTCATCTGGAATCAGGTCGTTGAGGACGGTGAGGCTTTTCCGCAGGAAAACTGCCTGAGCGATACCGAAGCCGCTGATTTCTTCGCAGAGCAGACTTACTCCGCCGTTGCAGTGGATAGCGACACAGAAACCATTGTTGGACTTTACATTCTTCATCCAAACAATCTCGGTCGCTGCGGTCATCTTTCCAATGCCAGCTATGCCGTGAAAAAAGGAATCCGCGGACAGCATATAGGTGAAAAACTGGTGACGAACTGCCTGAAAAAAGCCGGGGAATTTGGTTTTCAGATTTTACAGTTCAATGCCGTTGTAAAATGTAACTACTCTGCGATCCACTTGTACGAAAAGCTGGGCTTTGTACGCCTGGGTGAGGTTCCAAACGGATTCCGCATGAAAGACGGACATTATGAAAATATCATTTTGTTCTATCACACGATATAA
- a CDS encoding zinc ribbon domain-containing protein — MRDKFMRFMQGRYGTDALSKFLVIAGVILAVVSSATHVRVLYMIAWIMIIWSYFRMFSKDYAKRSAENRWYLNKTYKIRSKFAGLKNRMAQSKDYHIYKCPSCKQKIRIPRGKGKIEIRCPKCSTTFIKRS; from the coding sequence ATGAGAGATAAATTTATGCGGTTTATGCAGGGCAGATATGGAACGGATGCCTTATCAAAATTTTTGGTGATCGCAGGAGTAATCCTGGCAGTTGTATCATCTGCGACGCATGTAAGAGTTCTCTATATGATCGCTTGGATAATGATCATCTGGTCCTATTTCCGGATGTTCTCAAAAGATTATGCCAAGCGTTCTGCAGAAAATCGCTGGTATCTGAATAAGACCTATAAGATCCGTTCTAAATTTGCAGGCCTGAAGAACCGGATGGCGCAGAGTAAAGACTATCATATTTACAAATGCCCGTCCTGCAAGCAGAAGATCCGGATTCCGAGAGGCAAAGGAAAGATCGAGATCCGTTGCCCGAAATGCAGTACTACGTTTATCAAGCGAAGCTGA
- a CDS encoding J domain-containing protein: MTDPYQVLGISRGATDEEIKKAYRKLSRKYHPDANINNPNKEEAEAKFKEVQQAYDQIMKEKEYGGSQGGYGPYGSTGANGGYGGYGYGGFGGFGSGFGGYGTNGAGNGQASESDIHFRAAANYIQSGHYAEALNVLNTISQRNGLWYYYSAVANYGTGNNVTALEHAKEAVRLEPNNLQYQMFLQRMEGGSGWYQGQQSMYGFPTVGSNDFCMKLCIANIMCNLFCGGGMCCGGTTPGGRIM; encoded by the coding sequence ATGACAGATCCATATCAGGTGTTGGGGATCTCAAGAGGTGCCACCGACGAGGAAATCAAGAAAGCATATCGAAAACTAAGCCGGAAATATCATCCGGATGCCAATATCAACAATCCGAACAAGGAGGAAGCAGAAGCTAAATTCAAAGAAGTGCAGCAGGCCTATGACCAGATCATGAAAGAAAAAGAGTATGGTGGATCGCAGGGAGGATATGGCCCCTATGGTTCGACCGGAGCAAACGGCGGATATGGTGGCTACGGTTACGGAGGTTTTGGTGGATTTGGAAGTGGATTCGGCGGTTATGGAACTAACGGAGCAGGAAACGGTCAGGCTAGCGAGTCGGATATTCATTTCCGTGCAGCAGCGAATTATATCCAGAGCGGGCACTATGCGGAAGCGTTAAATGTGTTGAATACTATTTCACAGCGAAATGGACTCTGGTATTATTACAGCGCAGTTGCAAATTACGGAACCGGGAATAATGTGACAGCGTTGGAACATGCAAAAGAGGCAGTGCGTCTGGAGCCGAATAATCTGCAGTATCAGATGTTCTTACAACGAATGGAAGGTGGAAGCGGATGGTATCAGGGGCAGCAGTCTATGTATGGATTTCCTACGGTGGGAAGTAATGACTTCTGTATGAAACTCTGTATTGCCAATATTATGTGTAATCTGTTCTGTGGCGGAGGCATGTGCTGTGGAGGAACTACTCCGGGTGGACGGATTATGTAA
- a CDS encoding DUF4299 family protein, translated as MSIDIRITQKGLRKKTLPLEVITGGTLVYGSGDGTKFEEGNLEGEEILLYHPQHVSRGFSITWNPEEKTFVDLRAVNPDSEEGLQDFFDTIARISEYWKCEIEMDGEIIKAEELKSRIPEIQEFNRGVLGDICTDILTGEKSALTLFSVMFPLTLGKKEAELFGEDPENIKMDAFADWLHERQTMDAYFARPQFYRTPNGILGGYAVTEGCRTIFPVKAQVPFGMEDPETGKALKCDQFEVFFYSTTMEKMIGKCNFDEFARKVSSQAERFDGDKFLFEGIPLETLREWVEESNKHKH; from the coding sequence ATGTCAATTGATATTCGAATTACGCAAAAAGGATTGCGGAAAAAGACACTTCCGCTGGAAGTAATTACCGGGGGAACCCTGGTTTATGGAAGCGGCGATGGGACGAAATTTGAAGAAGGAAATCTGGAAGGGGAAGAAATTCTGCTCTATCATCCGCAGCATGTCTCCAGAGGATTCAGTATCACCTGGAATCCAGAAGAGAAAACTTTTGTGGATCTGCGGGCGGTAAATCCGGACAGCGAGGAAGGCTTGCAGGACTTTTTTGATACGATTGCGCGGATTTCAGAGTACTGGAAATGCGAGATCGAAATGGACGGTGAAATCATCAAAGCGGAGGAGTTAAAGTCACGGATTCCGGAAATTCAGGAATTTAACCGAGGCGTGTTGGGGGACATTTGCACAGATATCCTGACGGGAGAAAAAAGTGCACTGACGTTATTTAGTGTCATGTTCCCGCTGACTTTAGGGAAAAAAGAGGCGGAACTTTTCGGAGAAGATCCGGAAAATATAAAGATGGATGCATTTGCAGATTGGCTACATGAAAGACAGACCATGGATGCTTATTTCGCAAGACCGCAGTTTTATCGGACTCCAAACGGAATCCTGGGAGGGTATGCAGTAACAGAAGGCTGCAGAACCATTTTCCCGGTGAAAGCACAGGTGCCATTTGGCATGGAAGATCCGGAGACGGGGAAAGCTCTGAAATGTGATCAGTTTGAAGTTTTCTTTTATTCTACAACGATGGAGAAAATGATTGGAAAATGCAATTTTGATGAATTTGCACGAAAAGTATCTTCTCAGGCAGAACGATTTGACGGGGATAAATTCCTGTTTGAGGGAATCCCGCTAGAGACGTTGCGGGAGTGGGTGGAAGAATCAAACAAGCATAAACACTGA
- a CDS encoding GldG family protein: MNRIKKFFQTTESRNGSYSVGITVLVLVIVIILNLIVGQLPEKIRNIDVSSTKIYEITDTSKELLKKLDQDVTMTVLADKSDTDERIKTFLSKYSALSDHISVKWIDPVLHPSALNEYQASENSIVVSCEETGKTTTVSFDDIIVMDQASYYYTGTATEAEFDGEGQLTSAVNYVTTTENHTIYRTSGHGESTFSTTISDLMDKSNDTVTELNTVMDASIPEDCDLLLMYAPTTDLSETEVSALEAYLQKGGKMMVILGDKEKGELPNLEALMKTYGLEMADGYIADTQRNYQGNYYYIFPELSLDSDLSSGISSEMVLVINSHGLTQIDPARDTITTTPFMTTSQGGYAVTEDAQTEGTYVLGAVATESVTDAASADAATSDSAENAEDTDATSETDTSENTASEVNTTQSRLTVIASASLIDPQVTDSFSTLENSQLFMNAVTANFDDTQNISIEPKSLTAEYNSVQHGGLLSILVIFVLPAAVLISGLVVWIRRRRA; this comes from the coding sequence ATGAATCGAATCAAGAAATTTTTCCAGACCACGGAATCCAGAAATGGTTCCTATAGCGTGGGGATTACCGTGTTGGTGCTGGTGATTGTGATCATTTTAAATCTGATCGTGGGACAGTTGCCGGAGAAAATACGGAACATAGATGTGAGCAGTACCAAAATTTATGAAATTACGGATACGTCAAAAGAGTTGCTGAAAAAACTGGATCAGGATGTGACCATGACAGTACTGGCAGATAAAAGTGATACAGATGAGCGGATTAAGACATTTTTGAGCAAATACAGTGCTCTGTCTGATCATATTTCCGTAAAATGGATTGACCCGGTATTACATCCGTCTGCATTGAATGAATATCAGGCTTCGGAGAATTCCATCGTGGTTTCCTGTGAAGAGACGGGAAAAACAACCACCGTATCGTTTGATGATATTATCGTGATGGATCAGGCTTCCTATTATTATACCGGAACGGCGACGGAGGCAGAGTTTGACGGAGAAGGACAACTGACCAGTGCGGTCAACTATGTGACCACCACGGAAAACCATACCATTTACCGGACATCCGGACATGGGGAGAGTACCTTTTCTACCACAATCTCGGATCTGATGGATAAGTCAAATGATACCGTAACGGAATTAAATACGGTGATGGATGCTTCGATTCCGGAGGACTGTGATCTGTTGCTGATGTATGCACCGACCACAGATTTAAGCGAAACAGAGGTTTCTGCATTGGAGGCGTATCTGCAAAAAGGCGGAAAGATGATGGTGATTCTGGGTGATAAAGAAAAAGGGGAACTGCCGAATCTGGAAGCACTGATGAAGACTTACGGTCTGGAAATGGCTGACGGATATATCGCAGATACCCAGCGGAATTATCAGGGCAACTATTATTACATTTTCCCGGAACTGTCCCTGGACAGCGATCTTTCTTCCGGCATTTCTTCGGAAATGGTACTGGTAATCAATAGCCACGGTCTGACCCAGATCGATCCGGCAAGGGATACCATCACGACGACCCCGTTTATGACGACTTCTCAGGGTGGGTATGCAGTAACAGAGGATGCCCAGACGGAAGGAACCTATGTATTGGGTGCGGTGGCGACGGAGAGTGTGACCGATGCAGCTTCAGCGGATGCTGCAACAAGCGATTCGGCGGAAAATGCAGAGGATACGGATGCCACAAGTGAAACAGATACATCGGAAAATACAGCATCTGAGGTGAACACGACACAGAGCCGACTGACAGTGATTGCCAGTGCCTCCCTGATCGATCCTCAGGTAACCGATTCTTTCAGCACCCTGGAAAACAGTCAGTTGTTTATGAATGCGGTAACGGCAAACTTTGACGACACGCAGAATATCTCCATCGAACCGAAGAGTCTGACGGCAGAGTATAATTCCGTACAGCACGGAGGTCTGCTGAGTATTCTGGTGATTTTCGTACTCCCGGCAGCAGTACTGATCAGCGGTCTGGTGGTATGGATCCGCAGAAGACGGGCGTAA
- a CDS encoding cytochrome C biogenesis protein has translation MEVKYCKLEIFIPKSHLEVLQKALQSVDAGHIGNYDCCLSVSEVMGYWRPLDGCNPYLGSMGEISCEPELKVEVTVYAENVDMTIEAIKKVHPYEEPVINAIPLYRTSF, from the coding sequence ATGGAAGTAAAGTACTGTAAGCTGGAAATTTTTATTCCAAAGTCCCATTTGGAGGTCCTTCAGAAAGCATTGCAGTCGGTGGATGCGGGACACATTGGCAATTATGACTGTTGCTTATCTGTGTCGGAAGTGATGGGTTACTGGCGACCGCTTGATGGCTGCAATCCCTATCTTGGATCGATGGGAGAAATCAGTTGTGAACCGGAATTGAAGGTGGAAGTAACGGTTTACGCGGAAAATGTGGACATGACGATTGAGGCGATTAAAAAGGTACATCCATATGAAGAGCCGGTGATCAATGCAATTCCATTATACAGAACCAGCTTCTAA
- a CDS encoding radical SAM protein, with translation MDGSSKVVRYGLKKAFGYIEKDPEKNMMKLMDFVDQLAGDNPDTLPKQRQMVRQVLEDPENNMYQLILHILRDTDTNVLKATFENFFLNATVMGWKRQEELREKYQCNIPWAILLDPTSACNLHCTGCWAAEYGNRLNLTFDEMDSIITQGKELGIYMYIYTGGEPLVRKNDLIALCRKHHDCQFLTFTNATLIDEAFAGEMLEVGNLIPAISVEGFETATDGRRGEGTFQKVMHAMEILREKKLPFGISCCYTSQNLDSIGSEEYFDKMVEWGADFVWYFHYMPVGNDAVPELMPTPEQREYMYHKIREVRKTKPIFAMDFQNDAEYVGGCVAGGRRYFHINANGDCDPCVFIHYSNMNIREHSLLEVLQSPIFMAYHKGQPFNDNQLRPCPMLENPEKLRKMVAESQAHSTDLQSPESAEHLCEKCEQYAKNWQEAADRLWKNSPKGKAEA, from the coding sequence ATGGATGGTTCGAGTAAAGTGGTACGGTATGGGTTGAAAAAGGCATTTGGGTATATCGAAAAAGATCCGGAAAAAAATATGATGAAATTGATGGATTTTGTGGACCAATTGGCGGGAGACAATCCGGATACGCTGCCAAAACAGCGGCAAATGGTGCGTCAGGTATTGGAAGATCCGGAAAATAACATGTATCAGCTGATTTTGCACATACTAAGAGATACGGACACCAATGTATTAAAAGCAACCTTCGAAAATTTTTTCCTAAATGCAACGGTCATGGGATGGAAGCGGCAGGAAGAGCTGCGGGAAAAATACCAGTGTAACATTCCGTGGGCAATCCTTTTGGATCCGACCAGTGCCTGCAATCTGCACTGCACCGGATGTTGGGCTGCGGAATATGGAAACCGGCTGAACCTGACCTTTGATGAGATGGATTCCATTATCACGCAGGGAAAAGAACTGGGGATCTACATGTATATTTACACAGGTGGCGAGCCGTTGGTCAGAAAAAACGATCTGATCGCGCTGTGCAGAAAGCATCATGACTGTCAGTTCCTGACCTTTACCAATGCGACACTGATTGATGAAGCGTTTGCCGGGGAAATGCTGGAAGTGGGCAATCTGATTCCGGCCATCAGTGTGGAAGGGTTTGAGACAGCCACCGATGGCAGAAGAGGCGAGGGAACGTTCCAAAAAGTAATGCATGCCATGGAAATTCTCCGGGAGAAGAAGCTGCCATTTGGAATCAGTTGTTGCTACACCAGTCAGAATCTGGATTCCATCGGAAGTGAGGAATATTTTGACAAAATGGTAGAGTGGGGTGCGGATTTCGTATGGTATTTCCATTATATGCCGGTGGGAAATGATGCGGTTCCAGAATTGATGCCGACGCCGGAACAGAGAGAATATATGTATCATAAGATTCGCGAAGTGCGGAAAACCAAACCGATCTTTGCTATGGATTTCCAGAATGATGCAGAATATGTGGGAGGATGCGTGGCAGGCGGACGACGTTATTTCCATATTAATGCAAATGGAGATTGTGATCCTTGTGTATTCATTCATTATTCCAATATGAACATTCGGGAACACAGCTTGCTGGAAGTGCTCCAGTCCCCGATCTTTATGGCGTACCATAAGGGACAGCCGTTTAATGACAATCAGCTTCGGCCTTGTCCGATGTTGGAAAATCCAGAGAAATTGCGGAAAATGGTAGCGGAAAGTCAGGCTCATTCGACAGATCTGCAATCGCCGGAAAGTGCGGAACATCTTTGTGAAAAATGTGAGCAGTATGCGAAGAACTGGCAAGAAGCTGCAGACAGACTGTGGAAAAACAGTCCGAAAGGAAAGGCGGAAGCGTAG
- a CDS encoding ABC transporter ATP-binding protein produces the protein MIEVKNLVKKYGDHLAVDHLNFQIEPGRIYGLLGPNGAGKSTTMNIMTGYLGATEGEVLINGHDILKEPEEAKKCIGYLPEIPPLYLDMKVLEYLEFAADLKGIPAEKKEAEIRKVMGMTKLMEVSERLINNLSKGYRQRVGLAQAMLGFPEILILDEPTVGLDPKQIIEIRELIRKLAKDHTVILSSHILAEIREICDYVLIISKGKLVASDTPDHLEELMAGNETVELTVKGTREKTEEILRNISYIQKSEVKKAEPDTVNVILQAETGKDIRENVFFAFAEKKTPILRMETRKVSLEDVFLELTQREAKELDDKKEGKSDESNL, from the coding sequence GTGATCGAAGTAAAGAATCTGGTCAAAAAGTACGGAGATCATCTGGCGGTTGACCATTTGAACTTTCAGATCGAACCGGGCAGGATCTATGGTCTGTTAGGTCCGAACGGCGCGGGAAAATCTACGACGATGAATATTATGACAGGGTATCTGGGAGCCACGGAAGGAGAAGTCCTGATCAACGGACATGATATTCTGAAAGAACCGGAAGAGGCAAAAAAATGTATCGGGTATCTGCCGGAGATCCCTCCCCTTTATCTGGATATGAAAGTGTTGGAATATCTGGAATTTGCGGCGGATCTGAAAGGAATTCCGGCAGAAAAGAAAGAAGCAGAGATTCGGAAAGTCATGGGGATGACGAAACTGATGGAGGTATCGGAGCGTCTGATTAATAATCTGTCCAAAGGATACAGGCAGAGAGTGGGTCTGGCACAGGCAATGTTGGGATTCCCGGAAATCCTGATCCTGGATGAGCCGACAGTGGGACTGGATCCGAAGCAGATCATCGAGATCCGGGAACTGATCCGGAAGCTTGCCAAAGATCATACGGTAATCTTAAGTTCTCATATTCTGGCAGAAATCCGGGAGATCTGCGATTATGTCCTGATCATTTCAAAAGGAAAGCTGGTGGCAAGTGACACGCCGGATCATCTGGAAGAGCTGATGGCGGGAAATGAAACGGTAGAACTGACGGTGAAGGGCACAAGAGAAAAGACAGAAGAGATTTTGAGAAATATTTCCTACATACAGAAATCCGAAGTGAAGAAGGCAGAGCCGGATACGGTAAATGTGATTCTGCAGGCGGAAACCGGAAAGGATATCCGGGAAAATGTATTCTTTGCCTTTGCAGAGAAAAAGACACCGATCCTGCGGATGGAGACACGCAAGGTCAGTCTGGAAGATGTGTTCCTGGAACTGACGCAGAGAGAAGCGAAAGAACTGGACGACAAAAAGGAGGGGAAGAGCGATGAGAGCAATTTATAA
- a CDS encoding DUF4317 family protein codes for MINREDMMELTRRMNVSRTSFTRVAGCYVDEEGEFDGSFNTNFLKLSAPERTKQLKLAKAVVFSETNEKLKQYEFSGQKKKTESMWKLLMGIRQSGLKNDAMLDVFYDVVMEHFQSNMENTPYGIFVFHDRYDVPMKAADKERLWESEEVYEYLICAICPLIGEYEPGEPECGFLFPAYTDRCADLNHINVFQKNGTRAKEELEMKILGVR; via the coding sequence ATGATCAACCGAGAAGATATGATGGAACTGACCCGTCGAATGAATGTTTCCCGGACATCTTTTACCCGTGTGGCGGGATGCTATGTGGATGAAGAAGGAGAATTTGACGGGAGTTTTAATACGAATTTTCTGAAGCTGTCGGCGCCGGAGCGGACGAAACAACTGAAACTGGCGAAGGCTGTGGTGTTTTCAGAGACTAATGAGAAACTGAAACAGTATGAATTTTCAGGACAGAAAAAGAAGACGGAAAGTATGTGGAAACTGCTGATGGGAATCCGGCAGAGTGGATTGAAAAATGATGCGATGCTGGACGTATTTTACGATGTGGTGATGGAACATTTCCAGTCAAACATGGAGAATACACCCTATGGAATCTTTGTATTTCATGACCGGTATGATGTGCCGATGAAGGCAGCAGACAAAGAAAGACTGTGGGAATCAGAGGAAGTCTATGAATATCTGATTTGTGCCATTTGTCCGCTGATCGGGGAATATGAGCCGGGAGAACCGGAATGTGGATTCCTGTTTCCGGCATATACGGATCGCTGTGCGGATCTGAATCATATTAATGTATTTCAGAAAAATGGAACGCGTGCAAAAGAAGAGCTGGAGATGAAGATTTTGGGTGTGAGATAG
- a CDS encoding ABC transporter permease subunit, with protein MRAIYKREFQSYFRSMTGNVFVALLVVFTGIYFMAYNLNMGYPYFSYSLAGSLMVYLVAIPILTMRSFSEERKNKTDQLLLTAPVSLLKVILGKYLAMISVLAIPMVIFCLFPLIIKMQGTAYLGIDYLSILVFYLLGCVYVAIGMFISSLTESQIIASISTFGILLVLYLWNGILGFLPSSAIGGLIGILLLFTVAVGYIYHMTGNVILSGGLELLGIVAGVVTYLVKSSLFENLLTNCLSGLALTDVFSGIADNSILDVSGIVLYLSLIVIFFFLTVQTFQKRRWS; from the coding sequence ATGAGAGCAATTTATAAACGAGAATTTCAGTCCTACTTCCGTTCCATGACAGGAAACGTGTTTGTGGCATTGCTGGTAGTATTTACCGGAATTTATTTCATGGCATATAACCTGAATATGGGTTATCCGTATTTCTCTTATTCTCTGGCGGGTTCGCTGATGGTCTATCTTGTAGCAATTCCGATCCTGACCATGCGGAGCTTCTCCGAAGAACGGAAAAATAAGACGGATCAGTTGCTTCTGACGGCACCGGTCAGTCTGCTTAAAGTAATTCTTGGAAAATATCTGGCAATGATCAGTGTGCTGGCGATTCCGATGGTGATTTTCTGCCTGTTTCCATTGATCATTAAAATGCAGGGAACCGCATATCTGGGGATTGATTATCTGTCGATTCTGGTCTTTTATCTGTTGGGATGCGTCTACGTGGCAATCGGCATGTTCATTTCTTCTCTGACAGAGAGCCAGATCATCGCGTCCATCAGTACTTTTGGGATTCTGCTGGTGTTATATCTGTGGAATGGAATCCTTGGATTTCTGCCCAGTTCTGCCATCGGTGGACTGATCGGAATTCTGCTGCTATTTACAGTGGCAGTGGGTTATATTTACCACATGACGGGAAACGTTATTTTAAGCGGAGGACTGGAGTTATTGGGGATTGTGGCAGGTGTTGTCACATATCTGGTAAAATCCAGCCTGTTCGAGAACCTTTTAACCAACTGTCTGTCAGGTCTGGCGTTGACGGATGTATTTTCCGGAATCGCGGACAACAGTATTCTGGATGTGAGCGGAATCGTGCTGTATCTGTCGCTGATCGTGATCTTTTTCTTCCTGACGGTGCAGACGTTCCAGAAGAGACGTTGGAGTTAG
- a CDS encoding DUF4340 domain-containing protein, which translates to MEKRTRTLCLLVGAVVLLLVAYFGIRGFNKNQEKKAEKEAKASEIYLTKMEDVTEIRYNIGNGEQVFVKESDSDNWEVEAQPDFPLAQTYPEQIASDFGTLKAERELKDADQLSDYGLEDPVYTVELSDSKGNTHQISIGNVIGDTYYATVDDSQTVYTVSAAVMEDLQYSLEEMAQLDQVPSIGSGNLVEETITKAGSQTTYSADNKDDSEAVAAVIGGLGALTLDTVENYTVQPEELASYGLDEENRTQVDAVYSTSTDSDAGETDEAEPATSDFDSENSDTGNSDSDTSGKEKTYTLYIGTQAEDGTTYVMPKGSGIVYKVTTTVCKNILNQK; encoded by the coding sequence ATGGAAAAAAGAACCAGAACCCTCTGCCTGCTGGTGGGAGCTGTGGTGCTCCTGCTGGTGGCATATTTCGGAATACGAGGTTTTAATAAAAATCAGGAAAAGAAAGCGGAAAAAGAAGCGAAAGCTTCGGAGATCTATCTGACCAAAATGGAGGATGTGACGGAAATCCGTTACAATATCGGCAACGGGGAACAGGTTTTTGTCAAAGAATCAGACAGTGACAACTGGGAAGTGGAGGCTCAGCCGGACTTCCCGTTGGCACAGACCTACCCGGAACAGATTGCATCAGATTTCGGGACCCTGAAGGCGGAGCGGGAATTAAAAGATGCAGATCAGCTTTCTGATTATGGATTGGAAGATCCGGTTTATACCGTGGAGCTTTCGGATTCGAAGGGGAACACGCATCAGATTTCGATTGGAAATGTGATCGGAGATACGTATTATGCAACGGTGGATGACAGTCAGACGGTCTACACGGTTTCGGCAGCAGTGATGGAAGATTTGCAGTACAGTCTGGAAGAAATGGCGCAGCTGGATCAGGTGCCGTCGATCGGAAGCGGCAATCTGGTGGAAGAGACGATTACGAAAGCTGGATCGCAAACCACCTATTCTGCGGACAACAAAGATGACAGTGAAGCAGTGGCAGCAGTGATCGGAGGATTAGGAGCTCTGACGTTGGATACGGTAGAAAATTATACGGTGCAGCCGGAAGAACTGGCGTCGTACGGTCTGGATGAGGAAAATCGTACGCAGGTAGATGCTGTATACAGTACAAGTACGGACTCAGATGCCGGCGAAACAGATGAAGCAGAACCGGCGACATCTGATTTCGATTCTGAGAATTCAGACACCGGGAACTCAGACTCCGATACATCGGGTAAGGAGAAGACATATACGCTGTATATCGGAACACAGGCGGAAGACGGAACCACGTATGTGATGCCGAAAGGTTCCGGTATCGTCTACAAGGTCACGACAACAGTATGCAAGAACATTCTGAATCAGAAGTAG
- a CDS encoding TetR/AcrR family transcriptional regulator C-terminal domain-containing protein, with product MNQLTKDAIAKALTDLLQERPIEKITIKDITDRCGINRQTFYYHFSDIYDLMEWTLDKELRKALGTREISPTDWKEYVRKIFAVMRSRKRGLLNAYDEKNHLYYEVFLKKEIQPVVRQLVSECPEAEEVSEEKKTFIEEVYTRILLSFFLEWIDEGMQDETQVQLEDYFTLVDGSMNSALLRFKNAEK from the coding sequence ATGAATCAGCTTACAAAAGATGCGATTGCTAAAGCCTTGACGGATCTCTTGCAGGAACGGCCGATCGAGAAAATCACGATCAAAGATATTACCGATCGCTGTGGGATCAACCGACAGACGTTTTATTATCATTTCTCGGATATTTATGATCTTATGGAGTGGACTCTGGATAAAGAACTTCGGAAAGCACTTGGAACCCGGGAAATCAGTCCCACAGACTGGAAAGAATATGTCCGAAAGATTTTTGCAGTGATGCGCTCCCGAAAGCGCGGATTACTCAATGCATATGACGAAAAGAACCATCTGTATTATGAGGTGTTTCTGAAAAAAGAAATTCAACCGGTGGTAAGACAGCTGGTGTCAGAGTGTCCGGAAGCAGAAGAAGTATCGGAAGAAAAGAAAACGTTTATAGAAGAAGTGTATACCAGAATCCTGTTAAGTTTCTTCTTGGAATGGATCGACGAAGGGATGCAGGACGAGACACAGGTTCAGCTGGAGGATTATTTTACACTGGTAGACGGCAGTATGAACAGTGCATTACTGCGGTTTAAAAATGCAGAGAAGTAG